One Alcanivorax sp. REN37 DNA window includes the following coding sequences:
- a CDS encoding aminotransferase class I/II-fold pyridoxal phosphate-dependent enzyme, which produces MTDLVAPAFRADRCDRIAPFHVMALVERAQQLAAAGMDVIHLGVGEPDFATPPQIVAAGARALADGRTRYTPALGIPALREAIADFYRQRFGVTVLPEQVVVTPGGSGALQLLLAALIGPGDGVLLTDPGYPCNRHFVELVSGTPQALVLERSNGFRVTPEQVAAAWQPNTKLLMLATPDNPTGSVLSAAELAALAGVVAERGGALLVDEIYQGLVYGAPVHTALAVAPDALVLNSFSKYFGMTGWRLGWAVVPRSLVPDLDRLAQNFFLSPTTMSQYAALAAFEPDTLAELERRRAELARRRALLLERLPALGLPVVGQPDGAFYLYLDVSAFTSDSFEWCGALLEQSGVAMTPGLDFGTQHQPGHYVRVAYTADCERLEQALARVQQFLERR; this is translated from the coding sequence GTGACCGACCTCGTTGCACCTGCTTTCCGGGCTGATCGCTGTGACCGCATCGCACCGTTCCATGTTATGGCACTGGTGGAACGCGCCCAGCAGTTGGCCGCCGCCGGCATGGACGTGATCCATCTCGGTGTTGGCGAGCCGGATTTCGCCACCCCACCGCAGATTGTGGCCGCGGGCGCGCGCGCGTTGGCTGACGGCCGCACGCGCTACACCCCGGCGCTGGGCATTCCGGCGCTGCGCGAGGCGATTGCCGATTTCTACCGGCAGCGTTTCGGCGTAACGGTGTTGCCGGAGCAAGTGGTGGTGACGCCGGGCGGCTCCGGTGCGTTGCAATTGCTGCTGGCTGCGCTGATCGGCCCTGGCGACGGCGTGCTACTGACCGACCCCGGCTATCCCTGCAACCGGCACTTTGTCGAGCTGGTGAGCGGAACGCCGCAGGCGTTGGTGTTGGAGCGCAGCAACGGCTTCCGTGTCACCCCCGAGCAAGTGGCGGCGGCGTGGCAGCCCAACACCAAGCTGCTGATGCTGGCAACGCCGGATAACCCGACCGGCAGTGTGCTGTCGGCCGCTGAGTTGGCTGCGCTGGCGGGGGTAGTGGCGGAACGTGGGGGCGCGCTGCTGGTGGATGAGATCTACCAGGGGCTGGTGTATGGCGCGCCGGTCCATACCGCATTGGCGGTGGCCCCAGACGCGCTGGTGCTGAACAGTTTCAGCAAGTACTTCGGCATGACCGGCTGGCGGCTTGGTTGGGCGGTGGTGCCGCGCTCGCTGGTACCTGACCTGGACCGGCTGGCGCAAAACTTCTTCCTGTCACCCACCACTATGTCTCAGTACGCCGCGCTGGCGGCGTTCGAGCCGGACACACTGGCGGAGTTGGAACGCCGTCGCGCTGAGCTGGCTCGTCGCCGGGCGCTGCTGCTGGAGCGGTTGCCGGCGCTGGGGCTGCCGGTGGTGGGGCAACCCGACGGTGCCTTCTACCTCTATCTGGATGTCTCCGCGTTCACCTCTGACAGCTTCGAGTGGTGTGGCGCGCTGTTGGAACAGAGCGGGGTGGCGATGACGCCAGGGCTGGATTTTGGCACCCAACATCAGCCGGGGCACTATGTGCGCGTTGCCTACACCGCCGACTGTGAGCGGCTGGAGCAGGCGTTGGCGCGGGTGCAACAGTTCCTGGAGCGCAGATGA
- the sfsA gene encoding DNA/RNA nuclease SfsA: MIFDPPLAQGTLVRRYKRFMADIITADGEALTLHCPNTGSMKHCAEPGATVLYSDSGNPKRKYRHTWEAVQVAHGYWAGVNTGRTNALVAEAIAAGQVPELVADGLRREVTWGDSRFDLALGGDSPHTWIEVKNVTLGPGPEQADDGVIRFPDAVTERGQKHLRTLMQVVASGGRAVLFFCVQHTGARAAGAAADIDPRYAALLREAQQSGVEILAWRTRISPQQFALEQPLPLVWD; this comes from the coding sequence ATGATTTTCGATCCGCCATTGGCGCAGGGCACCCTAGTGCGCCGCTACAAACGCTTCATGGCCGACATCATCACCGCCGACGGTGAGGCGCTGACGCTGCATTGCCCGAACACCGGATCCATGAAGCATTGCGCTGAACCCGGCGCCACGGTGCTCTACTCCGACAGCGGCAACCCCAAGCGCAAGTATCGCCACACCTGGGAAGCGGTGCAGGTGGCGCATGGGTACTGGGCCGGGGTCAACACCGGGCGCACTAATGCGCTGGTGGCCGAGGCCATCGCGGCTGGGCAAGTGCCAGAGCTGGTGGCAGACGGTCTGCGGCGCGAGGTGACTTGGGGTGATAGCCGTTTCGACCTGGCGCTGGGCGGTGACTCGCCGCACACCTGGATTGAGGTGAAGAACGTCACCCTCGGGCCTGGGCCGGAGCAAGCCGACGACGGCGTGATCCGGTTCCCTGATGCTGTGACCGAGCGCGGCCAGAAGCACCTGCGCACCTTGATGCAGGTGGTGGCCAGCGGTGGCCGGGCGGTGCTGTTCTTTTGTGTGCAGCACACGGGCGCCCGGGCCGCGGGCGCCGCGGCGGACATTGATCCGCGCTACGCTGCTCTGTTACGCGAGGCGCAGCAAAGTGGGGTTGAGATCCTCGCCTGGCGCACCCGTATTTCACCCCAGCAGTTCGCACTGGAGCAGCCGCTGCCGCTGGTGTGGGACTGA
- a CDS encoding JAB domain-containing protein, translating to MIAPFQALSAQHFDLLRPATADEIIAFAGTLLEQRLQRGPVLGGAEQVQAFLRTRLGGAARELFGVLFVDSRHQYLGFEILFMGSLRGSEVHPREVVRRALALNAAAVILVHNHPSGHLEPSPEDILLTRRIDDALALLDMRVLDHLIVSASDWVSLSARGWRFSDD from the coding sequence GTGATTGCTCCGTTCCAAGCGCTTTCAGCACAGCATTTTGATCTGCTGCGACCGGCCACCGCCGACGAGATCATTGCCTTTGCCGGCACCCTGCTCGAACAACGCCTGCAACGCGGCCCGGTGCTTGGCGGTGCCGAGCAAGTACAGGCATTCCTGCGCACCCGCCTTGGCGGTGCTGCACGGGAGCTGTTCGGCGTGCTGTTTGTCGATAGCCGCCATCAATATCTGGGTTTCGAGATTTTGTTCATGGGCTCACTGCGCGGCAGCGAGGTGCATCCACGCGAGGTGGTCCGGCGCGCACTGGCGCTGAATGCGGCGGCGGTGATCCTGGTTCATAACCACCCGTCCGGCCATCTCGAGCCAAGCCCGGAAGACATCCTGCTCACACGCCGCATTGATGACGCGCTGGCCTTGCTGGACATGCGCGTGTTGGACCACCTGATCGTCAGCGCCAGCGATTGGGTCAGCTTGTCGGCGCGCGGCTGGCGCTTCAGCGACGACTGA